One genomic region from Panthera tigris isolate Pti1 chromosome D1, P.tigris_Pti1_mat1.1, whole genome shotgun sequence encodes:
- the LOC102967828 gene encoding olfactory receptor 8B12-like codes for MAADNASSVTEFILAGLTDEPELQMPLFFLFLGFYMVTVVGNLGLITLIGLNSHLHIPMYFFLFNLSFIDFSFSTAIIPKMLMSFVSKKNIISYAGCMTQLFFFCFFVFSESYILSAMAYDRYVAICKPLLYMVTVSSQVCLLLLLGVYGMGVLGAVAHTGNILFLTFRSDNLVNHYMCDILPLLELSCNSSYINVLIVFIVVTIGIGVPIVAIFISYGFIISSIFHISSTEGRSKAFSTCSSHIIAVSLFFGSGAFMYLKPPSILPLDQGKVSSLFYTIVVPMFNPLIYSLRNKDVKVALRKTVGRITFS; via the coding sequence tcttcttcctgtttctagGTTTCTACATGGTCACTGTGGTGGGGAACCTGGGCCTGATAACCCTGATTGGGCTGAATTCTCACCTTCATAttcccatgtactttttcctcttcAACTTGTCCTTCATAGATTTTAGTTTCTCTACTGCCATCATCCCCAAAATGCTAATGAGTTTTGTCTCCAAGAAGAACATCATTTCCTATGCAGGGTGTATGACTcagctctttttcttttgcttttttgtcttttctgaatCCTACATCCTGTCAGCGATGGCATATGACCGCTATGTCGCCATCTGTAAACCACTGCTGTACATGGTCACTGTGTCTTCTCAGGTGTGTTTACTCCTTTTGCTGGGTGTCTATGGGATGGGGGTTTTGGGAGCTGTGGCCCATACaggaaatatattatttctgACATTTCGTTCTGACAACCTTGTTAATCACTATATGTGTGACATCCTTCCCCTCCTTGAGCTCTCTTGCAACAGCTCTTACATAAATGTACTAATTGTCTTTATTGTTGTGACCATTGGCATTGGGGTGCCCATTGttgccatttttatatcttatgGTTtcattatttctagtattttccaCATTAGCTCCACTGAAGGCAGGTCCAAGGCCTTCAGTACCTGCAGTTCTCACATAATtgcagtttctcttttctttggatCAGGAGCTTTTATGTACCTCAAGCCACCTTCTATTTTACCCCTTGACCAGGGGAAAGTGTCTTCCTTGTTCTACACCATTGTTGTGCCAATGTTCAACCCATTAATCTACAGTCTGAGGAATAAGGATGTCAAAGTTGCCCTGAGGAAAACCGTGGGCAGAATAAccttctcttga